The following proteins come from a genomic window of Larimichthys crocea isolate SSNF chromosome XV, L_crocea_2.0, whole genome shotgun sequence:
- the LOC104933168 gene encoding transmembrane prolyl 4-hydroxylase, with product MEDAQEDFMEQEQQEEEEEEEEEEYEDKPLTSPYNPPYRQTRLHVQRSSICSRAYFVVVMVFFHVYILNVIGLLLYVHYNNGPGDLVNGDGASSASVGDSETSLPHPAPASRELHVEDYSQSFSLPRIEGIRVGHVQQVSLVPDRTHEMKTISLKPLLFEIPGFLSEEECRVVVQLAQLKGLMESQTTAPSQEQEESNQPLLSLSTEEVFSLLDLNQDGLLQKQEIVSHSRSRDGTWLNPDNLRQILTGLEVCPTGMLTLEDFRRVYDVSQNPGQQRSWKLKSQFKQRSKHTWLYQGPGSHHVLHTLRNRLTSLTRLPSALVELSEPLQVIRYEHGDFSNAHHDSSASHSETICAHTRLAGNTSALTEVSCRYLTMLFYLSSVEEGGETTFPVADNRTYEEQALIQDGVDLTDTQETCARGNLRMKPTAGTALLWYNHLSDGRGWMGELDEYSLHGDCPVRRGVKWVANSWVNVDPDHQQQARYQRLVAKRYQAKSGMEEHYQPLSHSDLHQDL from the exons atggaagacGCTCAGGAAGATTTCatggagcaggagcagcaggaggaggaagaggaggaggaggaggaggaatacGAAGACAAACCGCTAACATCGCCCTACAATCCCCCTTACCGCCAGACTCGACTGCACGTCCAGAGAAGTAGCATCTGCTCCCGGGCTTATTTCGTCGTGGTTATGGTCTTCTTTCACGTGTATATCCTGAATGTTATCGGCTTGTTGCTCTACGTGCACTACAACAACGGCCCCGGGGATCTTGTCAACGGAGACGGGGCTAGCTCGGCATCAGTCGGCGACAGTGAAACCTCTTTGCCCCATCCTGCCCCAGCTTCAAGAGAGCTGCATGTGGAGGACTACAGTCAAAGTTTCAGCCTCCCTCGCATTGAGGGTAtacgg GTGGGTCATGTTCAGCAGGTGTCCCTCGTGCCGGACAGAACCCACGAGATGAAGACGATCAGCCTGAAACCTCTGCTGTTCG AGATCCCTGGCTTCCTGTCTGAGGAAGAGTGTCGTGTGGTGGTGCAGCTGGCACAACTCAAGGGTCTGATGGAGAGCCAGACAACAGCACCCAGCCAAGAACAAGAGGAGTCAAACCAGCCACTACTTTCCCTCAGCACAGAGGAGGTCTTCAGTCTGTTGGACCTAAACCAGGATGGACTGCTTCAGAAGCAGGAG ATTGTGAGTCACTCACGCTCTCGAGATGGAACTTGGTTGAACCCAGACAATTTACGGCAGATACTCACTGGTCTGGAAGTGTGCCCAACAG GGATGCTGACCCTGGAAGACTTTAGGCGTGTTTATGATGTGTCCCAGAACCCAGGACAGCAGCGAAGCTGGAAGCTCAAAAGTCAGTTCAAACAGAGAAGCAAACATACATGGCTTTACCAAGGACCAGGATCTCACCATGTCCTGCACACACTCAGGAACAg ACTAACCAGCCTGACGCGTCTGCCCTCTGCATTGGTTGAGCTGAGTGAGCCGCTGCAGGTGATTCGCTATGAGCACGGAGACTTCAGTAATGCCCACCATGACAGCAGTGCTTCTCATTCAGAGActatctgtgcacacacacgatTAGCAGGAAACACATCTGCTCTCACAGAGGTCTCCTGCAG ATATCTTACCATGTTATTCTACCTCAGCTCTGTTGAGGAAGGTGGTGAGACCACCTTTCCTGTGGCAGACAACCGTACCTATGAGGAGCAG GCACTGATCCAGGATGGAGTTGATTTGACAGATACCCAGGAGACATGTGCGAGGGGGAACCTGAGAATGAAACCTACTGCTGGGACAGCTCTCCTCTGGTACAACCATCTCTCTGATGGTAGAG GTTGGATGGGTGAGCTAGATGAGTATTCCCTGCATGGCGACTGTCCAGTCAGGCGTGGGGTAAAGTGGGTGGCCAACAGCTGGGTAAATGTGGACCCAGATCACCAGCAGCAGGCCCGCTACCAGAGACTAGTTGCTAAAAGGTATCAAGCTAAGTCGGGCATGGAGGAGCATTACCAACCTCTCTCACACAGTGACCTCCACCAGGATTTATAG